In a genomic window of Plasmodium malariae genome assembly, chromosome: 4:
- the CCT8 gene encoding T-complex protein 1 subunit theta, putative translates to MFANKVGLNAILKDGYRIVKNNEEAILKNIEACKEICAILQTSLGPKCMNKLIINHINKKIVSSDCITILKDLDINHPVVNILKKLSETMNYEYGDFTNYVFTITTEMLDKASFLIEQGFNINDILRGFLLGYNEIERVFPELIAWELENVYDENEIKKVIRSVMITKNLSNNYDIIIDLVAKCVSTLMPEKIENFDVDNIRVSKLNGGNLVDSHFLMGMVLAKETNGIVKKKENANVIILNCGLEAATTETKGTVLLHNAQELLNFTKGEEEQMKKIIESIKEQGVDVIIVNGAISDIAQHFCDANDIMTLKITSKYETLRLSKLLNISSLVKLAVPKPEEIGTASSIYVSEIASKKVTVVNSKNKKVGTIILRGATHNLLDEVERCVHDGINSVKNAIKSNSFLYGGGCVEIQLCERLKKYARELKGVDNYSVKIFAESFHVIPRILATNCGYNFTDVINELTNEHNKGNTEACVNVNKYTHITSAKDNHIYDNYKCKKYAIDLAIDAVQTILKIDQIILAKPSGGPKPRDKNPDYDDAF, encoded by the exons ATG TTTGCCAACAAGGTAGGGCTGAACGCCATCCTAAAGGACGGCTACAGGATAGTAAAGAATAACGAGGAAgctatattaaaaaacatagaGGCATGCAAAGAGATCTGTGCAATTCTTCAAACATCACTGGGACCAAAATGCATGAACaagttaataataaatcataTCAATAAGAAAATCGTGTCAAGTGACTGCATAACGATCTTAAAAGATTTAGACATTAATCATCCTGTTGTTAacattttaaagaaattatcAGAAACAATGAATTATGAGTATGGGGATTTTACCaattatgtatttacaaTAACAACTGAGATGTTAGATAAGGCTAGTTTTTTAATCGAACAAGGATTTAacataaatgatatattaagaGGTTTTTTGTTAGgatataatgaaatagaaAGGGTTTTTCCTGAATTGATTGCATGGGAATTAGAAAATGtttatgatgaaaatgaaataaagaaagTGATAAGGTCAGTTATGATAACAAAAAATCTATCAAACAATTATGATATCATAATTGATTTAGTAGCTAAATGTGTTAGTACCTTAATGCCAGAAAAAATCGAGAATTTCGATGTAGATAATATTAGAGTGTCAAAGTTAAATGGGGGAAACTTAGTAGATTCTCATTTCTTGATGGGTATGGTGTTAGCTAAAGAAACAAATggaatagtaaaaaaaaaggaaaacgcTAATGTGATAATATTGAATTGCGGATTAGAAGCAGCAACAACAGAAACTAAAGGAACtgtattattacataatgcACAAgaacttttaaattttacaaaagGGGAAGaagaacaaatgaaaaaaataattgagaGTATAAAAGAACAAGGTGTAgatgttattattgttaatggTGCTATTTCTGATATAGCTCAACACTTCTGTGATGCTAATGATATTATGACTTTGAAAATTACATCAAAATATGAAACTCTGCGATTATCTaaattattgaatatatCGTCTTTAGTTAAGTTAGCTGTACCAAAACCTGAAGAAATTGGTACAGCATcatctatatatgtatctgAAATAGCATCTAAAAAGGTTACTGTCGttaattctaaaaataagaaagtaggtacaattattttaagaGGGGCTACACATAATCTTCTAGATGAAGTAGAAAGATGTGTACATGATGGTATCAATTCTGTTAAAAATGCTATCAAAAGCAATTCGTTTCTATATGGTGGTGGTTGTGTTGAAATTCAGCTTTGTGagagattaaaaaaatatgctcgTGAGTTAAAGGGTGTAGATAATTATagtgtaaaaatttttgcaGAATCGTTTCATGTTATTCCAAGGATATTAGCTACCAACTGTGGGTATAACTTCACCGATGTTATAAACGAACTTACAAATGAACATAATAAAGGGAATACGGAAGCTTGCGTAAATGTTAACAAATACACACACATCACTTCTGCTAAggataatcatatatatgataattataaatgcAAAAAGTATGCTATCGATTTAGCTATTGATGCTGTTCAAACTATTCTTAAAATAGATCAGATCATTTTGGCTAAACCCTCCGGAGGACCCAAACCGAGGGACAAGAACCCGGACTATGACGACGCGTTCTAA